One Sphingomonas kaistensis genomic window, GCCGAAGTCGATCCCGCCCGACCCGGTCAGCGCGACCGGCGAGCCGTCGAGGGCGCTGGGCAACTCGGTCAGGCTGGCGGTATCGCCCGGGGTCCACTCCCCGCGGGCGTAGTTGAGAAGCTGCTGGGTTTTCATCGGGATATCCACGCGGGAAAGGGAAAAAGGCCAGATCGTCCACTTCGTCCACTTCGCGTCATTTCGGGACGAAAAGCGAAGAGAAGGGGAGTGGAGCGGGGGCCGGTCATCGCATCGGCGATGACGGGTGAACTCCTATAGTTCAAGCCCGGGCCTCAACGGCCGCGATAGGTGGCCGGGCGCTTTTCGAGAAACGCCGCGACGCCTTCGCGATAGTCTTCGGTGAACCCGAGCCGCCGCATTTCGTCGCGCTGGAGGTCGAGTTCCTGGTCCAGCGTGCGCTCGCCGCTGCTGCGGATCAGCCGCTTGATCGCGGCTAGGCCGAGCGGCGGGAGGGAGGCGAGCTTGGCCGCGAGGGCATCGACCTCGGCATCGAGCGCGTCGTCCTCGACACATCTCCAGATCAGGCCCCAGTTCGCGGCCTTCTCCGCCGGGAGCGGCTCGGCAGTCAGGGCCAGGCCGAGCGCGCGGGCCTGGCCGACGAGGCGCGGCAGGTGCCAGCTTCCACCACTGTCGGGAATAAGGCCGAGGTTGGCGAAGCTTTGGATGAACTTGGCCGAGCGGCCTGCGACGACGAGGTCGCAGGCGAGCGCGATATTGGCGCCGGCGCCGGCCGCCACCCCGTTGACCCGGGCGATGACCGGCTGATCGAGGCTGGCGAGGCGGCGGACGAGCGGATTCCAGCTTTGCTCCACCGTCTCGCCGAGATCGACCGCCTGCCCCGGCGCCACGGCGCGGTCGTTGAGATCCTGTCCCGCGCAGAAGCCGCGTCCGGCCCCGGTCAACACGATCACCCGCGCGTTTTTCGCCGCCGTGTCGAGCGCGTCGCGCAGCTCGGCATGCATCGCGGCGGTGAAGCTGTTTAGCCGGTCCGGGCGGTTCAGCGTGATGCGGGCAACCCCCGCCTCTTCGGACAATAAGATCGTCGGCTCGCTCACTGGACCTGCTCCACCAGGCCTTCCGCCTCCATCCGGTCGAGCAACGCGCCGACATCCTCGCGGCACTGACTTTCCTCGACGTCATATTCGGTGGTCAGCGCGCCGACGAGTGAGTCGAGGTTTCGGGGCTGCTCGAGCAGTCTCCACACCGATGCCGTGACCTCTTCCATGCCGAAGGCGAAGCCGCGCTCGGCCTGGAGCGCGACCACGTCGTCGCCGACATCGGTCGACATGGTCGCGGCGGTGCGCCGGTAGGTGGCGGTCATTGGGCGGGCTCCGAGCTGAGAAGGGGACCTTCGTTCCGATTGCGGAAATGGCGGTCGAGATAATGCGACAAGGCAAGCGACGAGAGTTGGGCCGCGGCGGGGCGGTCTTGATCGAAAAGGTGAGCCCGGCTGTCGGCGAATGTCTCGCCGGGGGGCATGGTCTGCCGCAGCGTTTCGGCAAGCCGGCGCGCTTCGCCTACAATCTCGAGCGCGGAGGCGAGGGGGCACCCTGCGCGCACCTCTTCCAGCAGACGGCAACTATAGGCCGCACACGCGCGCGGCCGAATTTCATAGATAGTGCAGATCGCGCCATCGAATTTGGGGCAGGGCAGCGCAAAGCGCGGCGGTGTTGCGGACGGCAGCACGGGCAGCCCGATCGCAACCGCTGCTTCGACCTCGTCTTCACTGAGCAACGCGGCGTCGTGCAGTGCCCCGGTGCAGCATAGGCCGCAGGCGGTGCAGAGCAGGCTTTCGTCGCTCACGCCTCCTGTCATGCAGCGACGTCAAACTGGAGCCGGGCAAGGCGGGCGTAGAGGCCACCGCGCGCGAACAGGGTGGCGTGGGTGCCTTCCTCGACGATCCGGCCTTCTTCCATGACGATGATGCGGTCGGCGGCGCGGACGGTGGCGAGGCGGTGGGCGATCACCACCGTGGTGTGGCTCGTCATCAGCCGCTCGAGCGCCTGCTGGACCGACGCCTCGCTTTCGGCATCGAGCGCGCTGGTGGCTTCATCGAGCAGCAACAGCGGTGCGTCGCGCAGCAATGCGCGGGCGATGGCGATCCGCTGACGCTGCCCACCCGACAGCCGGGCACCGCTTTCGCCGAGGAAAGTGTCATAGCCATCGGGCAGCGCGAGAAGGAATTCGTGCGCATTGGCGGCCCGCGCCGCCGCTTCGATGTCGGCCTCGCTGGCGTCCCATCGCCCGTAGCGCAGGTTGTCGCGCGCGCTTGCGGCGAAGATCACCGTTTCCTGCGGCACCAGCGCGATGTGGCGGCGGAGATCGGCGGGGTTGAGGTCGCGCACGTCGACGCCGTCGAACGACACGCTCCCCTCCTGCGGGTCGTAAAAGCGCAGCGCGAGCTGGAATAGGGTCGACTTGCCCGCACCCGACGGGCCGACCACCGCCACGGTCTCACCCGGTGCGACCCGCATGGTAAGGCCATGCAGCGCCTTGCTGTCGGGGCGGGTGGGGTAGCGGAAGTCGACGTTGTCGAAGGCGATCGCGCCGCGCGTCGGTTGCGGCAAGGCCACGGGGGTGGCGGGCGCGCTGATCTCGGCCCGGGCCG contains:
- the paaG gene encoding 2-(1,2-epoxy-1,2-dihydrophenyl)acetyl-CoA isomerase PaaG; the encoded protein is MSEPTILLSEEAGVARITLNRPDRLNSFTAAMHAELRDALDTAAKNARVIVLTGAGRGFCAGQDLNDRAVAPGQAVDLGETVEQSWNPLVRRLASLDQPVIARVNGVAAGAGANIALACDLVVAGRSAKFIQSFANLGLIPDSGGSWHLPRLVGQARALGLALTAEPLPAEKAANWGLIWRCVEDDALDAEVDALAAKLASLPPLGLAAIKRLIRSSGERTLDQELDLQRDEMRRLGFTEDYREGVAAFLEKRPATYRGR
- a CDS encoding PqqD family protein, whose product is MTATYRRTAATMSTDVGDDVVALQAERGFAFGMEEVTASVWRLLEQPRNLDSLVGALTTEYDVEESQCREDVGALLDRMEAEGLVEQVQ
- a CDS encoding YkgJ family cysteine cluster protein: MSDESLLCTACGLCCTGALHDAALLSEDEVEAAVAIGLPVLPSATPPRFALPCPKFDGAICTIYEIRPRACAAYSCRLLEEVRAGCPLASALEIVGEARRLAETLRQTMPPGETFADSRAHLFDQDRPAAAQLSSLALSHYLDRHFRNRNEGPLLSSEPAQ